In the Candidatus Saccharibacteria bacterium oral taxon 488 genome, one interval contains:
- the secE gene encoding preprotein translocase subunit SecE, which translates to MAQKNAAESKTRVRRITAKDDETKQPSPHKPKSTAPTKKTVTATGTSPKQPKTTAKKSGDVGYFKGAWQELKLVRWPTRSATWSMTAAVLVFTLIFVVLILLLDAGFNWGFNQILK; encoded by the coding sequence ATGGCTCAAAAAAACGCAGCAGAATCAAAGACGAGGGTTCGCCGCATTACCGCGAAAGATGACGAGACGAAGCAGCCGTCACCACATAAACCAAAATCAACCGCACCCACCAAAAAAACGGTGACAGCGACTGGCACGTCACCCAAACAGCCAAAAACCACGGCCAAAAAATCAGGCGACGTTGGCTACTTCAAGGGCGCGTGGCAGGAGCTCAAATTGGTGCGCTGGCCGACTCGCTCAGCCACCTGGAGCATGACGGCGGCGGTGCTGGTGTTTACGTTGATATTCGTGGTGCTGATATTGCTGCTTGACGCCGGCTTTAACTGGGGCTTTAATCAAATTTTGAAATAG
- a CDS encoding 50S ribosomal protein L1, translated as MAKKAELLEKAAELQLAVSDKSTIAEIEAAIAEAESGTPESSKPHETKDKDVIAEREAVIAKAGKRSQKALDEAAEKAEKEARKEAGDTTPQSDDAEAHVKKGPKPITRPRLERRGKKYQEAAKKIEKNKLYSLDEALKLATETSPVKFDASVEIHVRLGVDPRQADQNVRSTVALPHGTGKDVRVAVFAPETEHAAAKKAGADIIGDEEFLKQLDKEELNFDILVATPQYMPKLGKYARLLGPRGLMPNPKSGTVATDVAKAVSEAKAGRVEYRVDKQAIVHLAIGKVSFGADKLAENTRAFLASLNTQKPSSLKGIYVKSIAVATTMGPSVKVENSL; from the coding sequence ATGGCCAAGAAAGCCGAGCTGCTGGAAAAAGCAGCAGAACTACAATTAGCAGTCAGCGACAAGAGCACTATCGCTGAGATTGAGGCAGCGATTGCCGAGGCTGAATCAGGCACGCCTGAGAGCAGTAAGCCGCACGAAACCAAAGACAAAGACGTCATCGCCGAGCGCGAGGCTGTCATTGCCAAGGCCGGCAAACGTAGCCAAAAAGCCCTCGACGAGGCTGCTGAAAAAGCCGAAAAAGAAGCCCGTAAAGAGGCCGGCGACACCACGCCACAGTCCGACGACGCCGAAGCTCATGTTAAGAAAGGCCCGAAGCCAATCACGCGTCCACGCCTGGAGCGCCGCGGTAAGAAGTATCAGGAAGCTGCGAAGAAGATTGAGAAAAATAAACTGTACAGCCTTGACGAAGCGTTGAAACTGGCGACTGAGACCAGCCCGGTCAAGTTCGACGCCAGCGTTGAAATTCACGTTCGCCTGGGCGTCGATCCGCGCCAAGCCGACCAGAACGTCCGCTCGACGGTAGCGTTGCCGCACGGCACCGGTAAAGACGTTCGCGTGGCGGTTTTCGCACCGGAAACCGAACATGCCGCCGCTAAGAAAGCCGGCGCTGACATCATCGGCGATGAGGAATTCCTGAAGCAATTGGACAAGGAAGAATTGAACTTTGATATCTTAGTCGCCACTCCGCAATATATGCCAAAGCTTGGCAAGTACGCCCGGCTGCTCGGCCCGCGCGGTTTGATGCCAAATCCAAAATCCGGCACCGTCGCCACCGACGTCGCTAAAGCGGTGTCCGAAGCCAAAGCCGGCAGGGTTGAGTACCGCGTCGATAAGCAGGCCATCGTCCACTTGGCGATCGGTAAAGTGTCGTTTGGCGCCGACAAACTGGCGGAAAACACCCGCGCTTTCCTCGCCAGCCTGAACACCCAAAAGCCGTCCAGCCTTAAGGGCATTTACGTCAAATCTATCGCCGTTGCCACCACTATGGGGCCGAGCGTAAAGGTTGAAAATTCACTGTAA
- a CDS encoding ATP-binding protein: MKPLQLSSPHIIAMVGVPGAGKSQFAAEFSEMFHAPHLDSGILAALSDDEAAVNYASGALLKELMKTHQTIVFEGATEKRAWRVELAKAARAAGYKILFVWVQTDLATAKMRWLKANDNDEATFDAKIKQFSSPHPSEPCVVISGRHTYNTQARTLLKRLADVRPNTTAAPTQPQAAQADTPKRRPQRPVFSRIRVS; the protein is encoded by the coding sequence ATGAAACCTTTGCAACTTTCTTCTCCTCACATCATTGCCATGGTGGGCGTGCCGGGGGCGGGCAAGTCGCAATTCGCGGCTGAGTTTTCTGAGATGTTTCATGCGCCGCATTTGGACTCTGGTATCTTAGCGGCATTATCTGATGACGAGGCGGCTGTTAATTATGCGAGCGGTGCACTACTCAAGGAATTGATGAAGACCCATCAAACCATCGTGTTTGAAGGGGCGACGGAGAAGCGAGCCTGGCGGGTTGAGCTTGCCAAGGCAGCCCGCGCGGCTGGCTATAAGATTCTCTTTGTCTGGGTACAGACTGACCTGGCGACTGCCAAGATGCGCTGGCTCAAGGCCAACGACAATGACGAAGCAACATTTGATGCCAAGATCAAACAATTCTCATCGCCGCACCCCAGCGAGCCATGCGTCGTCATCAGTGGTCGTCACACCTATAACACCCAAGCGCGCACCTTGCTCAAGCGCCTGGCTGACGTTCGCCCGAATACTACAGCCGCTCCGACTCAACCGCAGGCTGCCCAGGCTGATACTCCCAAGCGCCGTCCGCAACGTCCAGTGTTCAGTCGTATTCGCGTTAGCTAG
- a CDS encoding phosphopyruvate hydratase — protein sequence MNNITITDIHARQILDSRGNPTVEADVRLSDGSFGRAAVPSGASTGSHEAVELRDGDLAYGGKGVLKAVEHVNTEIARALRGMDPFAQHRVDERMRQLDGTLNKGRLGANAILAVSLAVAKAAAESKGIELFVYVNQLANAGTMSLPMPMINVMNGGQHALGATDIQEYMIIPVGASTFEDAMRMSAEVFHALAKVLKAEGYPTTVGDEGGYAPHVRGGNMEPVKLLARAIQQAGYKLEQDFAFALDVASSEFHEGNGQYRLETEHRTLDVNGMIKMYKQLRTEYPVVSIEDGLDEEAWHDWQTLTTELGSTTQLVGDDLLVTNVMRLDRAIAEKAGNAILIKPNQIGTLSETIQAVMMAKKAGWNTVMSHRSGETEDVTIAHLAVGLGTGQIKTGSMSRSERIAKYNELMRIAEMRPELELVRPFKQS from the coding sequence ATGAACAATATCACAATCACAGACATTCACGCACGACAAATTTTAGATTCTCGGGGCAATCCGACGGTGGAGGCTGATGTTCGGCTGAGCGATGGCTCATTCGGACGGGCGGCAGTGCCGTCAGGTGCCAGTACTGGTTCGCACGAAGCGGTTGAGCTGCGTGATGGCGACTTGGCGTATGGCGGCAAGGGCGTGCTCAAGGCGGTCGAGCATGTCAACACCGAGATTGCGCGGGCGCTGCGCGGCATGGATCCATTTGCGCAACATCGGGTTGACGAGCGGATGCGACAGCTGGACGGCACGCTGAATAAGGGGCGGCTTGGGGCGAATGCGATCCTAGCGGTCAGCCTGGCAGTTGCCAAGGCGGCGGCTGAGTCTAAGGGTATTGAGCTTTTCGTCTATGTCAATCAGCTGGCGAATGCTGGCACGATGAGCCTGCCGATGCCGATGATCAATGTGATGAACGGCGGGCAGCACGCGCTCGGTGCGACTGATATTCAGGAATACATGATCATCCCAGTCGGCGCATCGACGTTCGAGGACGCGATGCGGATGAGCGCCGAGGTGTTTCACGCGCTGGCGAAGGTACTCAAGGCCGAGGGCTACCCGACGACTGTTGGCGATGAAGGCGGCTACGCGCCACATGTGCGCGGCGGTAATATGGAGCCGGTCAAGTTGCTGGCACGGGCGATTCAACAGGCTGGCTACAAGTTGGAGCAGGACTTTGCCTTTGCTCTTGACGTGGCCTCGAGCGAATTCCATGAGGGCAATGGCCAGTATCGGCTGGAGACGGAGCATCGCACGCTCGACGTGAATGGCATGATCAAGATGTACAAGCAGTTGCGGACTGAGTATCCGGTGGTGTCAATCGAGGATGGACTGGATGAGGAAGCCTGGCACGACTGGCAGACGCTGACGACGGAGCTTGGCTCGACGACGCAGCTGGTCGGTGATGATTTGTTAGTGACGAATGTAATGCGACTGGATCGGGCGATCGCTGAAAAGGCTGGTAACGCGATTTTAATCAAGCCAAATCAAATTGGCACGCTGAGCGAGACGATTCAGGCGGTGATGATGGCGAAAAAGGCCGGCTGGAATACGGTGATGAGCCACCGCTCGGGTGAGACCGAGGACGTGACAATTGCTCATCTGGCGGTCGGGCTCGGTACGGGTCAGATCAAGACCGGCTCGATGTCGCGTTCAGAGCGTATCGCCAAGTACAACGAGCTGATGCGCATCGCCGAGATGCGACCAGAGCTAGAGCTGGTGCGGCCGTTCAAGCAGTCGTAG
- the rplK gene encoding 50S ribosomal protein L11, with translation MAKKVIGNLKLRIPAGRATAGPPVGSTLGQWGLNMMDFINPFNDATKDMMGKDVIVHIQVFEDRTFTWKSLGQPVDDMIREKAGIQKGSGKPHAEKVGTITRAQLQEIAEAKMDQLNAIDIEGAMKVVAGSARSMGVEVAA, from the coding sequence ATGGCAAAGAAAGTTATCGGTAATCTAAAATTACGCATCCCTGCCGGACGAGCAACCGCCGGGCCACCAGTCGGCTCAACCCTCGGTCAGTGGGGGCTGAACATGATGGATTTCATCAATCCATTCAACGACGCCACCAAAGATATGATGGGCAAGGACGTTATCGTCCACATTCAGGTGTTCGAAGACCGCACCTTTACGTGGAAGTCGCTTGGTCAGCCAGTCGATGACATGATCCGCGAAAAAGCCGGCATTCAAAAGGGTTCAGGCAAGCCGCACGCCGAGAAAGTTGGCACAATCACTCGCGCACAGCTTCAGGAAATTGCCGAAGCAAAGATGGATCAGCTAAACGCCATCGACATCGAAGGCGCGATGAAAGTCGTTGCTGGTTCCGCTCGCTCAATGGGCGTAGAAGTCGCCGCCTAA
- a CDS encoding M48 family metallopeptidase has protein sequence MPTITDAEFGDITVRRSHLARQVSLKVAPNGQLRISLPTYTPLLAAKMLIKSSRPRIRELLSEHQQGHYYTHDQSIGKSHHLIIETQPTLTEPTIKCSGTRILVKLPPGTDITTPAIQQHIREVIITALRKEAKSYLPRRLKFLAEEHGFSYQAVKLTHASSRWGSCSSRGTISLNIALMNLPFELLDYVLIHELAHTRQMNHSDAFWREVAAIDPAYKTHRAALKNHTPHV, from the coding sequence ATGCCAACCATTACCGACGCTGAATTTGGCGATATCACGGTGAGGCGCTCGCACTTGGCGCGTCAGGTGTCACTGAAAGTCGCGCCAAACGGGCAACTGCGGATTAGCTTGCCGACGTACACACCGCTGCTCGCCGCAAAAATGCTCATCAAGTCATCCCGGCCGCGTATTCGCGAGCTCCTGAGCGAGCATCAACAAGGTCACTACTACACGCACGACCAATCAATTGGTAAAAGCCATCACCTGATCATCGAGACGCAGCCTACACTCACCGAACCCACCATCAAATGTTCCGGCACCCGCATCCTCGTCAAGCTACCGCCCGGCACCGACATTACTACTCCAGCCATCCAGCAGCACATTCGCGAAGTCATCATCACAGCGCTACGCAAGGAGGCCAAGAGCTACCTGCCACGGCGGTTGAAATTCCTGGCCGAGGAACACGGCTTTTCCTATCAAGCCGTCAAGCTAACGCACGCCTCGAGCCGCTGGGGCAGCTGCTCGTCGCGCGGCACGATTAGCCTGAATATCGCGCTGATGAACCTGCCGTTTGAGCTGCTTGATTATGTATTGATTCACGAGCTGGCCCATACCCGCCAGATGAACCACTCCGACGCATTTTGGCGAGAGGTCGCAGCTATCGACCCGGCCTACAAAACACACCGAGCGGCGCTGAAAAACCATACACCGCACGTGTAG
- a CDS encoding glycosyltransferase family 4 protein, with translation MRILMLGWELPPHNCGGLGVACYQMSKALAAHGIAIDFVVPYSAEHPNITHMNIYAASPLPPGYHDLGAYDHGVAPEVEDTDGHELEPMRRLQRRYGKFVRQFARMYPPDAIHAHDWLTMEAGVIAKEVSGAPLIVHVHATEFDRSGEHSGNPLVHEIEQQGLMMADRIIAVSRITKDMIVKNYHIPPDKVEVVYNAIDLADLPPHEYDTTTYKYLEDLKTDGYTIVGALTRLTVQKGLTYFVRAAARALERYDKIAFLLSGDGEQRDELVALAARLGVSDRVIFTGFVRGKQWRDAYYLIDIFIMSSVSEPFGLTALEAAHHDTALLISQQSGVGEVLHNIMRFDYWDVDKLADEIVNIARSPGLQSALKRNVKDEYARLSWQDAAERCVALYQASAERRWA, from the coding sequence ATGAGAATTTTGATGCTAGGGTGGGAGCTTCCTCCGCACAATTGTGGCGGCCTTGGTGTGGCGTGTTACCAGATGTCAAAGGCGCTGGCAGCGCATGGTATTGCTATTGATTTTGTCGTGCCCTACTCGGCCGAGCATCCGAATATTACCCATATGAACATTTACGCGGCCTCGCCGCTACCGCCGGGTTATCATGATCTCGGGGCGTATGATCACGGGGTCGCACCAGAAGTCGAGGATACGGATGGGCACGAACTTGAACCGATGCGTCGGTTGCAGCGCCGCTATGGCAAGTTTGTCAGGCAGTTCGCTCGGATGTATCCACCGGACGCCATTCATGCTCACGACTGGCTGACGATGGAGGCCGGCGTGATCGCCAAGGAGGTGTCGGGTGCTCCGTTGATTGTTCATGTGCATGCTACTGAGTTTGATCGCTCGGGTGAGCATTCGGGTAATCCCTTGGTGCATGAGATTGAACAGCAGGGGCTGATGATGGCAGATCGAATTATCGCGGTTAGCCGTATCACCAAGGATATGATTGTCAAGAATTATCACATCCCGCCAGATAAAGTTGAGGTGGTATATAATGCGATTGACCTGGCTGACCTGCCGCCGCATGAGTACGATACGACAACATATAAATACCTCGAGGATCTCAAGACTGACGGCTATACCATCGTCGGTGCGTTGACACGGCTGACGGTGCAGAAAGGACTGACCTATTTTGTGCGGGCGGCAGCCAGAGCGCTAGAGCGCTACGACAAGATCGCATTTTTGCTATCGGGCGATGGTGAGCAGCGGGATGAATTGGTGGCGTTAGCCGCGCGGCTGGGTGTGAGCGACCGGGTGATTTTCACTGGTTTTGTTCGTGGCAAGCAGTGGCGCGATGCCTACTATCTAATTGATATATTCATCATGAGTTCGGTGTCAGAACCGTTTGGGCTGACGGCGCTGGAAGCGGCGCATCACGATACGGCGCTACTCATCAGTCAGCAATCGGGTGTTGGCGAGGTACTCCATAACATCATGCGGTTTGACTACTGGGATGTTGATAAGCTGGCAGATGAGATCGTCAATATTGCGCGCTCGCCAGGCCTGCAATCGGCATTAAAGCGTAATGTCAAGGATGAATACGCTCGGCTGTCGTGGCAGGATGCTGCGGAGCGGTGCGTCGCGCTGTATCAAGCATCAGCCGAAAGGAGGTGGGCATGA
- a CDS encoding L-threonylcarbamoyladenylate synthase — MLPAVGAILLWYNHLVITKNLLDTAVIEALRADKLVVAPTDTIYGLLVRADSPRAVDELYRVRQRDHTKSCIILLSSADNIPELTTKQRHIYDQLYYERPTTVAAKVSPDVMPHLVRTDATLAFRVVPPETALSELIQCVGPLLAPSANPAGQPPAATINEAIAYFGDQVAVYVDGGEIKGAMPSRIITFTNDGQVITLRQ; from the coding sequence TTGCTCCCTGCCGTGGGAGCAATTTTATTGTGGTATAATCATTTGGTGATTACCAAAAACTTACTTGATACTGCCGTTATCGAGGCGCTACGAGCTGACAAACTCGTCGTGGCACCGACTGACACCATTTATGGCCTGCTCGTTCGAGCTGATAGCCCGAGGGCAGTTGATGAGCTGTACCGCGTACGCCAGCGTGATCATACTAAATCCTGCATCATCCTGCTTAGTAGCGCCGACAACATTCCCGAACTCACCACCAAGCAGCGGCATATCTATGACCAGCTGTACTACGAACGACCGACCACTGTTGCCGCCAAGGTTAGCCCAGACGTTATGCCGCACCTGGTGCGTACTGATGCAACCTTAGCCTTTCGGGTCGTGCCGCCAGAGACAGCATTATCCGAGCTAATTCAATGTGTTGGCCCACTACTCGCACCAAGTGCTAACCCCGCGGGGCAGCCACCAGCCGCCACAATCAACGAGGCGATCGCGTATTTTGGCGATCAGGTGGCTGTCTACGTCGACGGCGGGGAAATTAAGGGGGCAATGCCTTCACGGATCATCACATTTACCAACGACGGGCAAGTGATCACCCTGCGGCAATAA
- the rpmG gene encoding 50S ribosomal protein L33, whose translation MAKKKKNTKRKLIGLVSNLSGHRTYYTTVNTQNRTTKGQGKLTLRKYDPVARQHATYTETKKNLGRNEVKPRKG comes from the coding sequence ATGGCAAAGAAGAAGAAGAACACGAAGCGGAAGTTGATTGGTTTGGTCAGTAATTTGAGCGGCCACCGCACGTACTACACCACGGTCAACACCCAAAACCGTACCACAAAAGGGCAGGGCAAGCTGACGCTCCGAAAGTACGATCCAGTAGCCCGCCAGCACGCAACCTACACCGAGACCAAGAAAAACCTCGGCCGCAACGAAGTCAAGCCGCGTAAGGGCTAA
- a CDS encoding NAD(P)H-dependent oxidoreductase: protein MTSKPTISAAEITKALDFRHACKKFDADKKISDQDMELILEAIRLTPTSYGFEQFDVIVAQDQQLRQDLKKCAPINKPRFDASHFLIFTAKTTEALDGHIDHVLQDVKEMNLVERTAYKTFWKQWAKKDFKLMDAPDGLHQWSAHQAYIALGFAMLVAAERGIDSCPIEGFAIDQATEVLTAHQLIDPAKDLPVLMLALGYASRSDQPHPRSRRPLDEMVRWY, encoded by the coding sequence ATGACCAGCAAACCAACCATTTCAGCAGCGGAAATTACCAAAGCACTGGACTTTCGCCATGCCTGCAAGAAATTTGATGCTGATAAAAAGATCTCTGACCAGGATATGGAGCTAATCCTTGAGGCAATTCGCCTCACGCCAACCTCGTACGGTTTTGAGCAATTCGACGTCATCGTCGCCCAAGATCAACAGCTGCGCCAGGATCTGAAAAAATGCGCACCGATTAATAAGCCGCGCTTCGATGCCAGCCATTTCCTCATTTTTACCGCCAAGACGACCGAGGCGCTTGATGGCCACATCGATCACGTGCTCCAGGACGTAAAAGAAATGAATCTGGTCGAGCGCACCGCCTACAAGACCTTCTGGAAGCAGTGGGCCAAGAAAGATTTCAAGCTGATGGACGCGCCTGACGGGCTGCACCAGTGGTCAGCGCACCAGGCGTACATCGCCCTCGGCTTTGCCATGCTGGTGGCAGCGGAGCGGGGGATTGACTCGTGTCCGATTGAGGGATTTGCCATTGATCAAGCGACAGAGGTACTGACAGCCCACCAGCTCATTGACCCAGCCAAAGATCTGCCGGTTCTCATGCTAGCGCTCGGCTACGCCAGTCGTAGCGACCAGCCACACCCGCGCAGCCGCCGGCCACTTGATGAGATGGTACGCTGGTATTAG
- a CDS encoding alpha-amylase, with amino-acid sequence MGMSRGITLYLHVHQPWRVRRYSIFDVATRHDYFETNDSAQNNELIFHKVAEKSYLRMNALLEELLRRHRDFKLSLSISGVFLEQAERFNPAVIESFKRLVVTGKVELLSSPYHHSLAFFYSRPEFEEQICRHRQKLHQLFGVETTVLANTELAYNNDLAKWAETAGFSGVLAEGWDDVLDWRSPNYVYRPVGTDKIGLLLKNYRLSDDIAFRFSNRSWAGWPLTAEKYRTWLMEATAEAPLVNLFMDYETFGEHQWSDSGIFSFFDQFVASWLGVSGNTFYTVSEALAAHQPVGEISMPETVTWADSERDLTAWNGNDLQKEALRYLYELEDDVLRSGDEQLITDWRRLQSSDHFYYMCTKWFTDGDVHAYFSPYDSPYEAFLYYVNAIRDVRWRLSAHRYERF; translated from the coding sequence GTGGGCATGAGCCGAGGCATCACCCTCTATCTCCACGTACATCAGCCGTGGCGGGTGCGGCGGTATAGTATTTTTGATGTGGCGACGCGGCATGATTATTTCGAGACCAATGATTCAGCCCAAAACAACGAGTTAATTTTTCATAAAGTCGCCGAGAAGTCGTATCTACGGATGAATGCCCTGTTGGAGGAGCTACTCAGGCGGCATCGTGATTTCAAGCTGTCGCTGAGCATTAGCGGCGTGTTCCTTGAGCAAGCGGAGCGCTTTAACCCAGCGGTGATTGAGAGCTTTAAGCGGCTGGTTGTCACTGGCAAGGTCGAATTATTATCAAGCCCATATCATCATAGCCTGGCGTTCTTTTATTCGCGACCCGAGTTTGAGGAGCAAATTTGCCGTCACCGCCAGAAGCTGCACCAGCTGTTTGGCGTCGAGACCACGGTGCTCGCCAATACCGAGCTAGCGTATAACAACGACCTCGCTAAGTGGGCGGAGACGGCTGGCTTTAGCGGCGTGCTGGCCGAGGGTTGGGATGACGTGCTGGATTGGCGCAGCCCGAATTATGTCTATCGGCCGGTTGGCACGGACAAGATTGGACTGCTGCTCAAGAATTATCGCCTGAGTGACGATATCGCTTTTCGGTTTAGTAATCGGTCGTGGGCGGGCTGGCCACTGACGGCGGAAAAATATCGGACGTGGCTGATGGAGGCGACGGCCGAGGCGCCGCTGGTTAATTTGTTCATGGATTATGAAACCTTTGGCGAGCATCAGTGGTCGGATAGCGGTATTTTTAGCTTTTTTGATCAATTTGTTGCCTCGTGGCTTGGGGTTAGTGGTAATACCTTTTATACGGTGTCGGAAGCGCTGGCGGCCCATCAGCCGGTTGGCGAGATCAGCATGCCAGAGACGGTGACCTGGGCGGATAGCGAGCGCGATTTGACAGCGTGGAATGGCAATGACTTGCAGAAGGAGGCGCTGCGGTATCTGTACGAGCTGGAGGATGATGTACTGAGGAGTGGCGATGAGCAGCTGATCACTGACTGGCGGCGACTGCAGTCGTCTGATCATTTTTACTATATGTGCACCAAGTGGTTTACCGACGGCGACGTCCACGCCTATTTCAGCCCGTATGATTCGCCGTACGAGGCCTTCCTCTATTATGTCAACGCAATTCGCGATGTGCGCTGGCGGCTGAGCGCGCATCGGTACGAGAGATTTTGA
- the nusG gene encoding transcription termination/antitermination protein NusG: MSSNRYDSTRSWYAIHTYSGYEEKVAESIRQRINGVDMADKIFDVMVPKEKQIQIKNGKRKVVDAKIFQGYVLVEMKLTDETWYIVRNTPGVTGFVGADTTPTPVSDKEITKIKKRMGVEEPKHQIDFSVGEVVSIIDGPFKGFDGSIAEIDAIKGKIKVMVSMFGRDTPVELDALQVKKV, translated from the coding sequence ATGTCATCAAATCGCTACGATTCAACTCGCTCGTGGTACGCCATTCACACCTACTCGGGCTACGAGGAAAAGGTTGCTGAATCCATCCGCCAGCGCATCAACGGCGTCGACATGGCCGACAAAATCTTTGACGTCATGGTGCCGAAAGAAAAGCAAATTCAGATCAAAAACGGCAAACGCAAGGTTGTCGATGCCAAGATCTTTCAGGGCTATGTGCTGGTCGAGATGAAGCTGACCGACGAGACCTGGTACATTGTCCGCAACACGCCGGGCGTAACTGGCTTCGTTGGTGCTGACACCACGCCAACACCGGTGTCCGACAAAGAAATTACCAAAATCAAAAAGCGCATGGGCGTCGAAGAGCCAAAGCATCAGATCGATTTCTCGGTCGGTGAAGTGGTCTCCATCATTGACGGGCCGTTCAAGGGCTTTGATGGGTCAATCGCAGAAATTGACGCTATCAAGGGCAAGATCAAGGTCATGGTCAGTATGTTTGGCCGCGATACGCCAGTCGAGTTGGACGCACTGCAGGTCAAGAAAGTCTAG
- a CDS encoding DUF11 domain-containing protein, with protein MKLSTKLKIVALSLVAAFGAGLVYYANAETIDNTRDCDKYAVVYCGTMSVQEMRERYFNKGVSTIYGAFGISYEMLSGNYVNGAVYRNGEVRLDNGTVVATNARTAIRNISGGTPISGTNAKVVPASRMSSAQQAFIRLDEQGRFKFAIMTPCGNPVVATNVVVPPKPKPQPVATCKALDQPVVNRETNTVALKAHATVENGATVKSYTFSITDASGKEVFSRSNTTSALTSETSATIKEAGTYTARVTVTTSLGDRTSNDCVKQFTIQPETPKANPGIKIEKKVDGVKHKTVQVGNEFPYQVTVTNTGNVDLKNAVVTDNAPQGVTFLRASEGTIQNNTWKATIPELKQGASKTFTITATIKEQVAGKVVNTACVDTPEIPGDKDSCDNATVDVPEKVEACNVQTGVIEKVEKGKENTPPYTTDLSKCEKIKVCDVTTKTIREVTKKEAEDTKRFVGIDSEACNPKPTTPTPPTPTALPRTGMTDMVLGGLGLGALVTSALAYVASRRHL; from the coding sequence ATGAAATTAAGTACAAAGCTTAAGATCGTGGCGCTGTCGCTGGTCGCTGCTTTCGGAGCAGGACTGGTCTACTACGCCAACGCAGAAACAATTGACAATACCCGCGACTGTGACAAGTACGCCGTGGTGTATTGTGGTACCATGTCGGTACAAGAGATGCGCGAACGATATTTCAACAAAGGCGTATCAACAATTTACGGTGCGTTCGGTATTTCCTACGAGATGCTGAGCGGCAACTACGTTAATGGTGCAGTCTACCGTAACGGCGAGGTTCGCCTCGATAACGGCACCGTTGTCGCCACCAACGCACGGACAGCCATCCGTAATATTAGCGGTGGTACACCGATCTCAGGCACCAACGCCAAGGTCGTCCCGGCCAGCCGCATGAGCAGTGCACAGCAAGCTTTCATTCGGCTTGATGAACAGGGTCGCTTTAAGTTCGCCATCATGACGCCATGTGGTAACCCAGTTGTCGCCACCAACGTTGTTGTACCACCAAAACCGAAACCACAGCCAGTGGCTACTTGTAAAGCACTTGACCAGCCAGTCGTTAACCGCGAGACTAACACGGTCGCCCTAAAGGCACATGCAACAGTCGAGAATGGCGCAACTGTCAAGTCATACACCTTTAGCATCACCGATGCTTCAGGCAAGGAAGTCTTCTCACGCAGCAACACTACTTCAGCGCTGACCAGCGAGACCAGCGCTACCATCAAGGAAGCGGGCACTTACACCGCTCGCGTCACAGTCACGACCAGCCTTGGTGATCGCACCAGCAACGACTGTGTCAAGCAGTTCACCATCCAGCCAGAAACGCCGAAGGCTAACCCTGGCATCAAAATCGAGAAAAAGGTTGATGGCGTCAAGCACAAGACCGTCCAAGTTGGCAACGAATTCCCATACCAGGTAACCGTCACCAACACCGGCAACGTTGACCTGAAGAACGCTGTTGTCACTGACAATGCGCCACAAGGCGTCACCTTCCTGCGAGCATCTGAGGGTACCATCCAGAACAATACCTGGAAAGCAACAATCCCTGAGCTCAAACAAGGCGCATCAAAGACCTTTACCATCACAGCAACCATTAAAGAACAAGTTGCCGGTAAAGTCGTCAACACCGCCTGCGTTGATACCCCAGAGATTCCTGGCGACAAAGATAGCTGCGATAACGCAACCGTCGATGTACCAGAAAAAGTTGAAGCATGTAACGTCCAGACTGGTGTCATCGAGAAAGTCGAAAAGGGCAAAGAGAACACGCCACCATACACCACTGATCTGAGTAAATGTGAAAAGATCAAGGTCTGTGACGTCACTACCAAGACAATCCGCGAAGTTACCAAGAAAGAAGCTGAAGACACCAAGCGATTCGTCGGTATTGACAGCGAAGCGTGTAATCCAAAGCCAACCACCCCAACCCCACCAACACCAACCGCACTACCACGAACTGGTATGACCGACATGGTACTCGGTGGTCTGGGCCTCGGTGCACTGGTTACCTCAGCTCTAGCATACGTCGCTAGCCGACGCCACCTGTAA